The DNA segment gtTATATTCTTGCCATGAAAAAAATTAGAGCATAccatacatatacacatacacacacatacacaatctTCAATTTTATACTAAACATCTTCAAAATACCCCTTTACAATTAGAGCATAccatacatatacacatacacacacatacacaatctTCAATTTTATACTAAACATCTTCAAAATACCCCTTTACAATTAGAGCATAccatacatatacacatacacacacatacacaatctTCAATTTTATACTAAACATCTTCAAATACCCTTTACAATTAGAGCATAccatacatatacacatacacacacatacacaatctTCAATTTTATACTAAACATCTTCAAAATACCCCTTTACAATTAGAGCATAccatacatatacacatacacacacatacacaatctTCAATTTTATACTAAACATCTTCAAAATACCCCTTTACAATTAGAGCATAccatacatatacacatacacacacatacacaatctTCAATTTTATACTAAACATCTTCAAAATACCCCTTTACAATTAGAGCATAccatacatatacacatacacacacatacacaatctTCAATTTTATACTAAACATCTTCAAAATACCCCTTTACAATTAGAGCATAccatacatatacacatacacacacatacacaatctTCAATTTTATACTAAACATCTTCAAAATACCCCTTTACAATTAGAGCATAccatacatatacacatacacacacatacacaatctTCAATTTTATACTAAACATCTTCAAAATACCCCTTTACAATTAGAGCATAccatacatatacacatacacacacatacacaatctTCAATTTTATACTAAACATCTTCAAAATACCCCTTTACAATTAGAGCATAccatacatatacacatacacacacatacacaatctTCAATTTTATACTAAACATCTTCAAAATACCCCTTTACAATTAGAGCATAccatacatatacacatacacacacatacacaatctTCAATTTTATACTAAACATCTTCAAAATACCCCTTTACAATTAGAGCATAccatacatatacacatacacacacatacacaatctTCAATTTTATACTAAACATCTTCAAAATACCCTTTACAATTAGAGCATAccatacatatacacatacacacacatacacaatctTCAATTTTATACTAAACATCTTCAAAATACCCCTTTACAATTAGAGCATAccatacatatacacatacacacacatacacaatctTCAATTTTATACTAAACATCTTCAAAATACCCCTTTACTTGCCTACACTTACCTAAGATTTAAATAAAGACAATGCTACAGCTagaaacaaaataagtaaaaggTTTACCTTTATACACTCCGGAAACAGTCCTACGTACAGATTGTGCAAAAATATTTCTCGCAATATGCAAAACGTCGGGTCGGACAAGTATTTAAGGAGTTAGGGAGTAATTAATACCCTATATGTCAGACAATATGTCATATTTAATTATTCAATATCAATTgataatgacgtcataaaagaCAAACGATTTTGACAGAAGAAAGGTGCATGCGTCAGCACTTTTGTCGCGGACAAAAATGGACGTTAGACTTACGTAAATCTGACATTCTTATATGTCAAAAAATAAGGTATTTTTGCCCGGAAGCAGTTGCTAAATACTACATGCATAATCACACTTTCCTTGACATTTCATTAGATCATATAGTAGGTGGTATCTAAACAAAAAGTTTGCTTTAAATCTACAGTGTCGTTTTTTTCTGCATAcgttaacattatttttatttcttttttttttaaataatggtttTCAATATATCTGAGGTCTCATAGCTGTAGCAATTTCGGAGTATGTCCTTGAATATGTTATTAAAATCCAGGGGCCTTTTCTAAGATTTATCCCAAAGTCTCCTTTAAAACACAATTCTTCCAATTTTCTACTTAAAACGATAATTTGTTGTAGATCTGGGGACTGGCAACAAAAATACTAGCAGATGCATCAGGAACGCGTTCATTGCGTGCGCGCATGCGAGCGAGCGTGCGTGCGTATTTATGAAGCTTGTTTATAGCTGCCACAGGTAACTCATATAGCGTCtcagtctggctaccgactagataatcatacctttgagaagaaaagggacataatgatatgaaatttgaatagctaattatctcctgtgaacaaaacataggatCTGAACAGAGACTGATGGTGCCTCCGCAAGATGACTGTAAGTAAGTTTAGAGGATAGCAAAATACGGACAACGCTACAAGCGTTGCGTGACTATTATTCAcattttaggaagtttatgtagAAAAGTGGAGAATGGCTTCAAACAGTGTTACCTCTGTACCTCTGCATATACTTTGATTTATTATCTTGTCTGAACTGTAACTGGCGTTTTATGATTATTACATCATACTGTTCTAGACACACACCTTCTAGTGCATATTTCAAGATTTTGCTTCGTGTTGGTTGTTCAGCGCTTGTTACATGCGACTGCTTGTCTCACGCGCTTCTACTAAGTTGTAGGTTTTGAGTCATATTTCGGTTTCAACAGACGATATTTTTATATTAAGGAATGTGATCAAAGTAACATCTTTTTCAGTGACTTATTTTGAGATATGAGGGAAATGTATCTGAACTCAAAAGACATATTACggttaagaaataaatattagtGTACTACTGTACTGTAACTGGAATTGAATGCAAATTCGTATGACCTATAACTGAAAGAAATATATCTTAGCCATGGTTCGTCACCGTCCGCAGGGGGGAAAACTTTGCACCACCGTTCTTGCACTTGACCAATGAAAGATTTTCCGTATATTCGGTACGAAAACGAATCTTTCTGTCTAAACACATATTTGGCAAATCTAAGGATGGCGTCATCGAATAGAAACATTGGACTTGTGTGTGCCCATTTGATTTTAATCCATGACATCAATCTCTAAAATTCGaagcaaatacattttgtacttggGAGTACTGGCAAAAAAAATGAGTTCCGTAACAGGTGTCAAAATGCCATTATAAATTGTCTAGCAATTATACCGTAAATATAAACGGGCATATTTCTGTAATTATAATGTCATAAATGTTGTTTATCATTGTTACAACATACAATCTTTATACGTACCTGCAGGCAGATTTAAGCAACTTCATTGGACATGCACAGACAGTCATAAATAATGACCGATTGACTCATACATATATATGGTCAAATATCAAACCGAAGTTTTTGACGGGTCAAAGGTTGTGACGATGTTCTTTGCCTAATAATGAAATTCGCTCGTTTCTACATTTTAGACATTACTTTGTATTTTGTAACTTATTAACCTTGGGTCGAAACAATAGAATAAATGAACATCAAACAATTTGTTGAAATGTCATTgtattatttacaatatattttgtgTAATTGGAAAAATAATATACTAATGCATTGCACGATAAGAATATTCCATCCTGTGTCTCGTTAAGCCCACCGCatataaagaaatattcaaatcATACCCGAaagtacgatgttgaaaagttgaaacaaCAATACCCCATTGACGAGAAGTCATGACGATGATGATGAATAGTCGAAACTACGGCATGTTTAGTTGAGCGTCTCTgtacattttgtttctgttttctaGTGTACACAACAAGTGTAAAATGTAACTCATAGAAAAAGAAGGCTTTAGACTTTGTAATGCACCTTTAAAGTTCCAGACTGTTTATATCATACATACATTATGTccagttttcaaaattgaaacaGTATCTAtgctttttgttttgcttttgttgggCTAaaggtcgcaccgacacaattataggccatatggcgactttccagctttgatggtggaggaaagaccccaggtgcctctctgtgcattatttcatcacgggcggacacctgggtagaaccactgaatATCCAGCTAGATAAACCAGCTatagatagcttcctcacatgaagaattcatcgccCCGAGTGAGCGGCTGGAACCCGCATcagtgaggggtaagtgattttgaagtcagcgaccttaaccactcggccacgaagctCCCCTCACACAGTATctatgaaaacataaaataaacattgtGTGTGTATAAACGATATTGTTATATATCCGTCCTTATATTAATCGATGTTCATAGTTTGTACTTCTGACCGGTCTATATCTTGATACTAAATCTAGCTAGGCAAATTAGTCAAACCTTGaagacaaaatatgaaaatttacttctacttaagaaatgaaatatttttttcggtgttcatgctaaatgaacgacagaacaggatcggcaaatccatgaatcgcactagcgattcatgttaaatttgccaatcctattctgtcgttcatttcgcatgaacaccgaacaaaaagtttcatttcttatatttacattgtatttcctTTCACTTTGTAAACAAGAATATATTAaaaattgtacacattttgttgcatttaacgtTAAAAagagcttcccggccattctgttcaccagacggaacaaatgcgacgtcatctaaggaacgttctccctgactatatgcggacgtcgtcaaaacagcggcccgtgatcactaagcagcgttggcGTATCTTTCGCGccctttccttttgttgttcatacgaaatgaacgtaaaaaaaaattcaatggaCCAGAAtggggcgaatgtaaatattgtcatataacAAAACTTTTACTGAATGATTTGCAAGTCAAAAATCAAAACTATTAATCCAAGGTACTTCGGActtcgggcaatagttttgattaCTGACCGACAGTCCTTTCAAGAAGTGTATACTATAACCCATAGATATAGAGGATATctgtttgtttcaaatatttcacgagtgaacaccagatgcaatatgtTCACGAGTGGTATAGCCAAGagtgaaaaatgtaagataaggtgttcatgaattttctttttatttcatgttttgactaaatttagccatttttatAGTGCCTAAgctgtgaaaaatatatttgacattttcacTGCGAAAATAACAGacatttttctctcttttttttttcgataattcactggACCACATGTAATAAAACGCGATTCCCGCGCAAATGTGCGCACGGGTCCATTTTATGGTAGCTGATGGAACCCCAATTCGCGTTACTGATGTATTATGCAAGAAATAATCTGTTATGACCAATATTTGTATGACAAATCACCATGTCACATATGTcaaatatgtaatgttatttcaattGTCTCCCTGTATACTATTGTGTTACTTTTTGACTTGAGTTTAATAAAGGTAATGGTGTTGTTGTTGAcaaaatagctcagtcgggtaacaTGCACACACTTTCTATAAAGCAAATGATCAAATAGTTAGATGGGACGTCGAGTCCTTTCAGATAATGTTTCTATTTTGTTTCCATTTGTTCGCTTCTTTTCTTGTTATGTTTATTTGCAAGTATTTACCAACGGTATTTTCATTGTATTCATCTATAAATTCAATTATTATTAAagttatatcatatttcattatacACTAAACTTTTCTCATCTGTCATATCGGCTGTGGATATATTTCTTCCTCTGAAGCTTGAGAAATTGTGTCATAGTTCCATGAATAAAACTGCGTCCGCCTGTACTGCAAAAGACAATATGGAACGCGACCGGTATGCCTTACTGAGCTATTTTGCAATCAAAAGAAGGTAAATGTtacgttttttctttcttttgacaatttacaaaaatgttgcattttattctatttatagGTATGTTAGCGTTGGAGAATAGTACTGTAAGTAAGATTTTAATTACTACACATATATGTTGTTGAAGTCAACACAGTATGAAAATGTAGTACCAATAAAAACTGGAAAATTTATAACAGACATGACATTTAATCTGCATGCATGGTTAGTAgtcaagttaaatatatttgatgtgtATTTTCTTGATTTAAATCAGTAAATTATGATAAGATATTTTAGAGAAAGAGCAGTGCTCAATCTTTAAGAGTACGTCTGTCTACGCAGGGCTGCCAGTGCCTCCAGTCTGtgttaaatataatattgacGCGAGGTATCACTGAGAGGTGTGGCGAGCTGATACTGAGTCCACCTGTTTACTGATTTCCAAAATGTATGTGGTAGACTttgtaagatataacaacaaatAGGCAAGCTTTTTACAATTTCTGATAGCTAAAAATAACCTTTGGTGGTTAAGTTAACGTCATACCGGCTCAATGATTAttggttatatggcgactttccagcaaaACCCAAGGTGTCTCGGCGGGGTTAAACCACCGATCTTCCATAAACCACATGGATTGCTTCTTCAAATGAAAAATTCTATGTCCCAAGAGAAGCCCGAAACCACATCACTGAAGAGCAAGTGATTCGAGGCCAGCAACCCTaatcactcggccatggaggccgaTTCGCTTATGCCGATGATAGTTGGCATGGggtttgcacatttcattgtctCTAACTAATTACCGTCTTTAGCAACTGGTGTGAAGTAGCAGTAGAACAGTAGTTACTGCTGTTACTGGTCTACTGCTAACTTCACGCCCAAGTCGTTAATACGGCTTATACTCACACCGTTTCACTAACTCAGCCGGATACTGTGACCTGTggaacattaaattttacaattgTATAAAATTCCAAGCTAACACAACTTTAATCATCTACAGCTGCTATTTTCTGCAGGATTCTGGAAATTCATTGAGTCGCTTAAGGCAAATCACACCAGGATCTATAATATTCGGATAATTTGTGTCAAGTCTTTACATAACAAAAAACGCCATGCGTGTGTAAGTAACCTATAACCTGGTATTATGGACCTCGGTATGTAATATATGCGTTATAATTGTGTGTCTGATGCATCGGCTACACGGTGTTAGCCCCAAGTGGGTAAGTGACCGGGATACTGACTTCTGTGACAGGACAAGCAATCACCTTAAACACGTTCTTCTTAAAGACATTTATGTACAATTATACATTTAGGTTAACAGCCgatttaatgaacaaaaaaaagttaattattttaaaaggtagtAATGCTGATTCTGAATGCCCCACTATCATTTAGGTACGAACGTTCTAAACAATGTGGGATGATATGGAGATCAACCCTATTTCGGAGTAAAATATAAATCTTTCGTCAGTTTAGAAGAGAATGATGGAATCTGTTTCTTCCGTGACTGACGACGATCCTTAGATTCAAACTCGAATGCAACTAACTTGTTCACTCGTGTCAGAAGTTTTCGTATTTCTAGCAGAGTTCCACATTCATCAAGCACACGAACAAGTGCTTGTATATACCATGATCCTTGCCTAGCATTACGCCAAGAATAATACCCATTTACTGTAGAATAGGAGATCAAAAAGTCTGCATCGTCTGGAATTGTAACTTCCACTTCCTCTTCCGGTAGCGCATTCATGCCTTGCGCATCTGCTACATTTACATTTATTCCATCGTCGAATTCTTCACCCCTGCACGACTGTACAAAAAATAACTTCGGTTTTCCCGCTAAACTTGTGCATCTACTTGCTTGAAATAATTCGAAAATCGTATTTAGTTTTAATATTCCGTCAGTACCGTGAATCTCGTTACTTCCCCCATGACTAAGGAAAACACCTGCAAAGCAGTCTGCATCGTTGTGGTCTTCATTCGCGGAATTTACAAAAGCAGACATTATCTGATTACATGTGACGTCATTGTGCCTTTCAACTTCGAACCCAAGTCTCTCGAGTCTGTTACAAATCCTTGTCATATCAACGTTAGTGCCCTTTCTCTGTGGGCTGTCTTTGAATTTTTCATTGTTGATGACAACAGCTTTACCTCGTCGGGGGAAGTCCATCTTGTAAACGTCTGCCAGAAGGTCTTTTCTTGTCAGCTTAGGTCGACGTCTTCGGTAGGCCTGAAAGGACAAAGGCATTTCCGGAATTTCACTTACGAAGCATGGTTGAAGTAACTATATTGTTTGTGAAATCTTTCTGAGAAACATTAATTTAGATGGACTGATGGACAGATGAATGAATAAActcaaacaatagaaattcttacgtgacttcagtgagctcaacaaaacaatttcaaacacAAATATTGATGTAGAATGTATAGTTAGTTACACATTACAAAGTCCTACCAAGACAAAAAAAGTCATGTACCGAATAGACAGATGGTGAAAACTAATGATAAAATTTGACAGATGTAAGACGACACATGACCTAATTAAAAATGCTGCTATTTATACCTCTTAAAAAGGGCTCTTCTATATTGTAGTTTACAActcattttaaacaataaaaagaatGACTTTTAACTTACTGTCTTTTTGTCTATAAGAATCCTTATTGTTTCAATCACTTAAGGTCATTCACTGCggtgcaattaaaaaaaaaagcagatcCCTTATTTTCACGTAAATGCTGAGGACTTATGAGCACATATAATGGAACCACAATTTTAAAACCAATTGCCACAGCCGTGACTTGTGTACTTTCATATTGTAAGGAAATGGACCTATGTTTAGACTTGCAGTAAACTGATAAGTTTTTGTTGATTTGATTTGTTGGGATTTAAGTTAAACCAGCACATTTTAGTACACATGACGGCTTATCAGTTTTTGTTGGTGGAAGAAAACCGCAGGTGCTCTCGGACAGTGTTTCAGACTCGCCGGCATTCTGAAAGTCAGCTGCCTGACTTCAccatacaaaatattgtacaacCTAAGCGGGGTTTCGAGCCCATAGAAGTGAACAACAAGTGATTCGAAGACAGCGGAATCAATCTCCCGACCAACGAGGCTCCCAGACGTGTAAGCATAGTGACAGCTACATGTCAGAAATATGTTATGTAAACTAAAACGGATTGACATACCTGTTGTATTGCTTGAAGATACTCCTCGTTGTCGTCCAGGTCAATGATGTCTATGTTTGCGAAGGAACGGGGGTTTAACTGTCCGGCCAGTACTAAACCAACATCCTTTTCATCTTTTCCAGACGAGAGTTCAGTGTTTTCTATGTGTGTAACGTTGGTATGATTACGTATGTTTGAGTTTCCGTTGGCAGTACCCGTGTTTTTCCTTCCTTCATGATTGTCAGTCTCACCAACGGGTCCATCGACTGTGTCATACGTTCTAGCCGGACCATTTCCTGTCCCTGTACGCCCCGTCGACCCACAAACCCCCATAATCACAACATTATTACACAAAAATGTCAccctactttcattttaaaattccaTGTTCAGGTATTTTAAAATGCCTAAACTAATCAATACATTCGATCACTGGTCTTGACAACTGGTTAAACATTCTACACAAGGTAAGTTTATACCAATATAACAGGTCATAATAAACCAACGGATCATTATTGATCGGTAATTACTTTGCTTGTATCAATTTAACAAGGAACATGGTTTGAAAGAATCAATATCgtcgtttctttaaaaaaatcatttaaaaaaacctgtttatttatttaagatttaCATAATAGCCGATCAAGGAAAGCCATTAAAACAATACTCAATGACGTTATGCAAGTTCccctaaggcctaaaaaattgtttgtttccggtatcccgacctaaaTTTTtagcccgaccctaaatgtttttatgcccttggagattttttttcttttcatgctttaaacatggtcagtgatgttagaaatcaacttactgatgctctaaaggcataaccttcttatttgtattcatttttgacataaaaatactTTCCgcaaagtcccacttaataaataaaaaaaataaataaaaaaaataccgcCCTACCAACCTTAattgttttagcatgttaccggaaacgaACATGTTTTTGGTTATGCCTAatgtatttttgaaacattttaaatttacttgtgacaaatgtttataaaacaatattgtatAAACAAAAACTTGAAACAATAAGTTTGTGATACTGTATTTGAAATATACGGGGTCAACTATATATTCCGCCCTTGTTTTGTATGACCTGTGTCATTTTATTTGTTAAGTTACCGTTGTATATCATATTTCTTTTGAAACACATGAAAGAGCACGATTATTCAACAATAATACATTCAAAATTACCCTAAACTATGTTGAGATACCGCAATCATTACATTCACATGCATATAACTTCATATTTGTGTACATGGTCAGTGAGATGTAATCTATTCTCTAGTTTACATTCTTCAACACGTTTATATACTCTTTTTTATATAGATTATATCTATGCTAAAAAATCAACTTAAACGCGTTGTGGATTGATAAACCTCACGTAGTGTTGattaatatttgatatcaaaCTGTAAAAAGACGCGgaaggaaaacaaacaaaaagcaggATAATAATTTAACATGTTATACAACTAACTACATGAATACTGAAATCAAAAAGtggaataatttcagacacaatggcaAGTGATTCAGGTTTACGAGAGGATACCACAGACGCTAAAGGGTTCCTAGGATCTTTCGTGGGAAAGTTGATGTGTGGAACTGTGCGTTCTAAGGCCTTTATGGATATAAAGGATATTGAGGAAGAGGATATTCAGGAAGTAAGTctggtttgtttttgttgttgttgttgttgttttggtttagcgcagtttttcaacagtagttcgagttgttaacttaaccagtgttcctggattctgtacaaatactaacctgttttccgcaagaaactgccaacttttccacatgaatcagaggtggaggacgaaatgaCTTTAGATACTGTAACAGTGTGTTATCAAATCGTCTCGGAGATAGCACGACCCCGTAAACCGTAAATTTCAACTCTCCCTATATCAGTATATAGTGGGCGGGTTTCAGGAAGTAAGTTACCAGATGAATGAGTCTTTGCAGTACAATCGTTTATCATATACTagtataacagaaatatattaTACGGTACATAGATCTTTGAGTGTAGTGTTGCATTAAGTATCATCTGACCGTTTACGAGCTATTCATGTCATACTTACAggttatatttatcaaataaccaATGCAGCCAGATGTACGACGGCTCCAAGCTCAGATGTGCATGCACAACGAGGCCGTAAGCCAAAATGGTTAAATATCCAGACatcaaaggccttgattatttgattaatataaatcaaattatgttaaaaatgaaatgtttaatagtACTCATAGCACATACATGTTTTTAAGTGAACCGCAGCAGGTACATACAATAGCTACAGCCATACTTCCACTAACTGTCCTCCGCAGCGGGTACATACAGTAGCTACAGCCATACTCTCACTAACTGTCCTCCGCAGCGGGTACATACAGTAGCTACAGCCATACTCTCACTAACTGTCCTCCGCAGCAGGTACATACAGTAGCTACAGCCATACTCTCACTAACTGTCCTCCGCAGCGATTCGAAGAAGATAACGAGTCCTCCACGTCTGTTTGATGCGGGGAAGTAGTCCATCTGTTGTGATGAATAAGTTAGTTCATGCAATTGGTTCAAAACCACTGATCTTAAACTCTCAGCTACGGAGGCCCCCATGGTCGTTACAGGTTATTTATGTCTACGTTCACGCAAGGGGGttgacgtcaacggcagatagaTGGTTCTCTATCCTAACTCTGTTATGTTTTCCCATAGTTTTCCTTTACCTAGAAAAATATTCACACTTACTTTTTTTTCGTTTCGTTACAGGCCTACAAGAAGGTGCCACCTGCTTTCAAGCGAAAGGAATTGTTGTCTGACATGTACAAAATGGACTTCCCGCGCCGGGGAATTGCCGTCGTTATAAACAACAAGAACTTTTCACCAGAAATGGAAAAGAAAGGGTATGGGGTTCGAACCGGAACTGATGTTGATGCTACAAGAATTTGCAGCAGACTTAAAATGCTAGGGTTTGAAGTAGACCGTTACCATGACGCCACATGCAAGCAAATGAAAATGGCGTTCTCTGGCGCTGCAGCTAAAGATCACAGTGACGCTGACTGTTTTGTCGGTGTGATACTGAGTCACGGTGAAAAGGACAAAGTATTTGGCACAGACGGGCCCGTTGACACAAACGacatatttcagtattttaagGGTTACAGCTGTAAATCATTAGCTGGAAAACCAAAAATATTCTTCATTCAGGCATGTCGAGGTCACCAGCTTGACGAAGGAGTGAATATGAATGTCGCAGATGCCAAACCATTTCAATATGAAGCAAAagcagaagaagaagaagaaattcGAATTCCGAACGAGGCTGATTTCATAGTTTCGTATTCTACAGTTCCCGGATATTACTCTTGGAGGAATTCTGCAAATGGATCATGGTATGTGCAGGCGCTGGTGCATATCTTAGACAAATATGGTACGACTATGGAACTACAAAAGCTGCTCACACAGCTCAACAAAATGGTGGCTTATACCGACAAGTTCATGTCCAACACCTTGCAAACCAATCCCAGCATGCATGGAATGAAACAAATACCGTCATTTACATCTATGCTCACAAAGGATTTATACTTTGTACCGAAAAAATAAACGGCATAAAATAAACC comes from the Mercenaria mercenaria strain notata chromosome 9, MADL_Memer_1, whole genome shotgun sequence genome and includes:
- the LOC123546363 gene encoding caspase-7-like, which translates into the protein MGVCGSTGRTGTGNGPARTYDTVDGPVGETDNHEGRKNTGTANGNSNIRNHTNVTHIENTELSSGKDEKDVGLVLAGQLNPRSFANIDIIDLDDNEEYLQAIQQAYRRRRPKLTRKDLLADVYKMDFPRRGKAVVINNEKFKDSPQRKGTNVDMTRICNRLERLGFEVERHNDVTCNQIMSAFVNSANEDHNDADCFAGVFLSHGGSNEIHGTDGILKLNTIFELFQASRCTSLAGKPKLFFVQSCRGEEFDDGINVNVADAQGMNALPEEEVEVTIPDDADFLISYSTVNGYYSWRNARQGSWYIQALVRVLDECGTLLEIRKLLTRVNKLVAFEFESKDRRQSRKKQIPSFSSKLTKDLYFTPK
- the LOC123546364 gene encoding caspase-3-like, with the translated sequence MASDSGLREDTTDAKGFLGSFVGKLMCGTVRSKAFMDIKDIEEEDIQEAYKKVPPAFKRKELLSDMYKMDFPRRGIAVVINNKNFSPEMEKKGYGVRTGTDVDATRICSRLKMLGFEVDRYHDATCKQMKMAFSGAAAKDHSDADCFVGVILSHGEKDKVFGTDGPVDTNDIFQYFKGYSCKSLAGKPKIFFIQACRGHQLDEGVNMNVADAKPFQYEAKAEEEEEIRIPNEADFIVSYSTVPGYYSWRNSANGSWYVQALVHILDKYGTTMELQKLLTQLNKMVAYTDKFMSNTLQTNPSMHGMKQIPSFTSMLTKDLYFVPKK